In one window of Notolabrus celidotus isolate fNotCel1 chromosome 15, fNotCel1.pri, whole genome shotgun sequence DNA:
- the lamc2 gene encoding laminin subunit gamma-2: MKRSSCLVSLCGLLAALCAVQATYTHYSMLKCSCNGRSRYCLPDAHGLHCLDCQGNTEGRHCERCKAGFFLEGAAKSCTPCRCNATGSDSTTCDSRGRCSCKQGVTGDKCDRCPNGPIGPNGCKQSRQPRQDSGSLTPPCFCYGHSSKCSAQSGYSAHNITSTFSSGLDGWKAATAKGDTPDNVHFRWSPKHQDVEVISKNSLPLYLYAPASFLGNQLLSYGQNLSFSLRLDRGVRHPSTNDVILEGSGLKVSASLGDLRSTVPCGQKLHYSFRLNEAPSSRWTPQISPLQFQTLLQNLTAIKIRGTFGDNGRGYLDDVKLSSARRGQGVPARWVQTCSCPPGYEGDFCERCSAGFRRSVPSDGAFSRCEPCSCRGGSCDPQTGDCYSADETPADRSCTLGFYRDPWDPSTCLKCPCPVGVSCSPAPGSLRPQCDSCPPGSTGPRCDVCQEGFHSLPLRGDNVQTVCSPCECNGHIDVSVAGSCDRVTGECLKCVNNTRGRRCEECERGYYHSRVTDACKPCNCDLQGSESGQCDDLGRCRCKPGFEGLRCHRSNCPDCFGPIKTKMEGYAAKLKDLESLFSGGVKPASSTQMETALKASEMLVEDLEGDAELLAGLEKNLQKRLASVSKSQLAEGLDIQKIEDAADNIKKQQQTYKTKVDQVKTLLEEMKRKMDEAKADLKSAEFPQGDAPLGLNPLSSLVKAATSLAGVHQTKADVVEKTANDALSDSEKSLALVRTLMNKENKVKEQVGDLKAKYDQNSAKVRGLENRALGLSGDAKGESKLSESMLRDISNMERSIPESLKGAVDAMVSRVDGLKGAVDIPGLQALQDGVQKNKVSAMDMLAKGKAAGKDFGKLFDRVNVAKADTEGALRIINQNTDELNGALNNLKGFDQQILNGKALADAAITRLPGISGTIQQAVKNNGKTLTILGGVTDGYNNALGTINQLENLANGLEGSINSLPPHTDLLKDVTKLNNDAMGMKVSVDGVVGDVNTELDAARRLEAEANKVASDATTALNDARQTRDTMRDTLLNINNMLLNMNQEGPFDDTKLKQLEESVATAQRDVQGKLRPRLEDMKDKEAAQRRLLTFINRDIDTVLRDIDNLQDILDSIPPGCYNSPPIEEA; this comes from the exons atgaagaggagcagcTGCTTGGTTTCGCTCTGCGGGCTCCTGGCTGCACTTTGTGCCGTCCAGGCCACCTACACACACTACT CGATGTTAAAATGTAGCTGCAACGGGAGATCTCGGTACTGCCTCCCGGACGCCCATGGGCTGCACTGCCTGGACTGCCAGGGGAACACTGAAGGAAGGCACTGCGAGCGCTGCAAGGCCGGCTTCTTCCTGGAGGGGGCAGCAAAGAGCTGCACGCCCTGCCGCTGCAACGCCACAG GTTCTGACAGTACCACATGtgacagcagggggcgctgcagCTGCAAACAAGGCGTCACAGGAGATAAATGTGACCGCTGCCCGAATGGACCGATCGGACCAAACGGCTGCAAGCAAAG TCGTCAGCCCAGACAGGATTCTGGGAGTTTGACCCCCCCGTGTTTCTGTTACGGCCACAGCAGCAAGTGTTCGGCTCAGTCCGGTTACTCCGCCCACAACATCACCTCCACCTTCTCCAGCG gtcTGGATGGTTGGAAGGCAGCAACAGCTAAAGGCGACACCCCCGACAATGTTCACTTCCGCTGGTCACCCAAACACCAGGACGTGGAGGTGATCTCCAAAAACAGCCTGCCACTCTACCTGTACGCCCCAG cTTCCTTCCTGGGGAATCAGCTGCTGAGTTATGGACAGAACTTGTCCTTCTCGTTGCGTCTGGACCGCGGCGTCCGTCACCCGTCCACCAATGATGTCATTCTGGAAGGTTCCGGCCTCAAAGTCTCCGCCTCCCTCGGCGATCTGCGATCCACAGTTCCCTGTGGACAGAAATTACACTACAGCTTCAG GCTGAACGAGGCTCCCAGCAGCAGGTGGACTCCTCAGATCTCTCCCCTCCAGTTTCAGACGCTCCTCCAGAACCTCACCGCCATCAAGATCAGAGGCACGTTCGGAGACAACG GACGCGGTTACCTCGATGACGTGAAGCTGTCGTCAGCTCGGCGTGGACAAGGTGTCCCGGCCCGCTGGGTTCAGACCTGCAGCTGCCCCCCTGGGTACGAAGGGGACTTCTGTGAGCGCTGCTCGGCCGGGTTCAGACGCAGCGTCCCCTCAGACGGAGCGTTCAGCAGGTGTGAGCCgtgcagctgcagaggaggCAGCTGTGACCCCCAGACCGGAGACTGTTACTCTGCCGACGAGACCCCCGCAGACCGCAGCTGTACACTTGGGTTCTACAGAGACCCCTGGGACCCCAGCACCTGTCTGAAGTGTCCCTGTCCCGTTGGAGTGTCCTGCTCTCCAGCTCCTGGTTCACTGCGGCCTCAGTGTGACAGCTGCCCCCCCGGGTCCACAG GTCCCCGCTGTGACGTCTGTCAGGAAGGTTTCCATAGTCTCCCTTTGAGAGGGGACAACGTTCAGACCGTCTGCAGTCCCTGCGAGTGTAACGGACACATCGACGTCAGCGTGGCGGGAAGCTGTGACCGCGTGACCGGCGAATGTCTGAAGTGTGTGAACAACACGAGAGGGCGGCGCTGTGAGGAGTGTGAGCGAGGCTACTACCACAGCCGAGTGACCGACGCCTGCAAAC CGTGTAACTGTGACCTTCAGGGCTCCGAGTCCGGACAGTGTGATGATCTGGGCCGCTGTCGGTGCAAACCAGGCTTCGAGGGTCTCAGGTGCCATCGGTCCAACTGTCCCGACTGCTTCGGCCCCATCAAAACAAAG ATGGAGGGGTACGCTGCCAAGCTGAAGGATCTGGAGTCCCTGTTCTCtggaggagtgaaaccagccaGCAGCACTCAGATGGAGACCGCTCTGAAGGCCTCGGAGATGCTGGTGGAAGACCTGGAGGGCGACGCCGAGCTGCTCGCAG GACTGGAGAAGAACCTGCAGAAACGTCTGGCGTCTGTCAGCAAGAGTCAGCTTGCCGAGGGGCTGGACATCCAGAAGATCGAGGACGCAGCAGACAACatcaaaaaacagcagcagacctACAAGACCAAGGTGGACCAGGTCAAgactctgctggaggagatgaaacgcAAGATGGACGAGGCCAAGGCCGACCTCAAGTCAGCT GAGTTTCCTCAAGGCGACGCCCCGCTCGGATTGAACCCCCTCTCCTCCTTAGTGAAAGCAGCCACCAGTCTGGCAGGCGT acacCAGACGAAGGCTGACGTCGTGGAGAAAACTGCCAACGACGCTCTGAGCGACTCTGAGAAGAGTCTGGCTCTGGTCCGAACTCTCATGAACAAAGAGAACAAAGTCAAAGAGCAGGTTGGAGACCTGAAAGCAAA GTACGATCAGAACTCAGCCAAGGTGAGGGGTTTGGAGAACCGGGCGCTCGGACTGAGTGGTGACGCCAAAGGCGAGAGCAAGCTGTCGGAGAGCATGCTGCGAGACATCAGCAACATGGAGCGATCCATCCCGGAGTCCCTGAAG GGGGCGGTCGACGCCATGGTTTCCAGAGTGGACGGCTTAAAGGGAGCAGTTGACATCCCAGGTCTGCAGGCTCTGCAGGACGGCGTGCAGAAAAACAAGGTCTCAGCCATGGACATGCTGGCAAAGGGCAAGGCTGCCGGAAAG GACTTCGGCAAGCTGTTCGACAGAGTTAACGTCGCCAAGGCGGACACAGAGGGCGCCCTGCGCATCATCAACCAAAACACAGACGAGCTGAACGGCGCCCTGAACAACCTGAAAG GCTTCGACCAGCAGATCCTCAACGGCAAAGCTCTGGCCGACGCCGCCATCACACGTCTCCCCGGCATCAGTGGCACCATCCAGCAGGCCGTCAAGAACAACGGCAAGACGTTGACCATCCTGGGAGGCGTGACCGATGGTTACAACAACGCACTGGGGACCATCAACCAGCTGGAGAACCTGGCCAACGGTCTGGAG GGATCAATCAACTCTCTGCCGCCTCACACTGATCTGCTGAAGGATGTCACCAAACTGAACAACGATGCGATGGGTATGAAAGTGAGCGTGGATGGAGTAGTTGGAGATGTGAACACTGAGCTGGACGCCGCCCGGAGGCTGGAGGCCGAAGCCAACAAG GTTGCTTCTGATGCGACTACAGCTTTAAATGACGCCAGACAGACCAGAGACACCATGAGAGACACTCTACTAAATATCAACAACATGCTGCTGAACATGA accAGGAAGGCCCCTTTGACGACACAAAGCTGAAGCAGCTGGAGGAATCTGTGGCCACCGCTCAGAGGGATGTGCAGGGCAAGCTGAGGCCTCGGCTTGAGGACATGAAGGACAAGGAGGCCGCACAGAGACGCCTTCTGACCTTCATCAACCGGGACATCGACACCGTGCTGCGAGACATCGATAACCTGCAGGACATCCTGGATTCCATCCCCCCAGGGTGCTACAACAGCCCCCCCATCGAGGAGGCCTAA